The genomic DNA GCAATGCTATAATATTGCCGGGAAAGAAGCATGGCACTAAAAAGAACAAGGTCTGTGCTGCTCTGTTAATTTCTATTAGCCTCTCACTCGTTCATAGTACCATGGAGAAATATAAATACTTTTGTTTCATCCTCCAAGGTTTGCGAAATTCAGAAGAAAAGGAGAAACACTGAGCACAGCAAGTCCCAAAAAAGAAAGCTACAGAAACTTCAGGTGTTGTGTGTGTTTGTGCCTTTTAGCTTCTGTAAATCTACTACATTTTACCGAATTTGGTTGACTTGCTTTTCCAATTGTAGGAGGACAAGGAAAAGGAACTTCTTATACTAAAAAGTATTGAGACGTTGGAGTATGATTCTGATATTGGTCTTAGTGTATTAATGTTTCTTATAAAACTTGTAGTCTTTTGAGCTAGGATTGACTAATTGAAACCGTTGTGATGCCTCTTTTAGGAAGTACAAAATTGGAGATGTTGCACAATCACTCATGTGGACTTCAAAGAATCTGGGccaggtttttattattattattatatatatatatataatagagaaTAAATAACCCATAATTAAGAGGGATTTTACTCTGAAGCTATATGCTAAGTTGAACTCCGTTTGAGCAGAGTAACTCCCTATTGACCGCTGAAAATGTTAATTATGTCTTTAGTTATCTACTATGAAATTACTCTATGTTTAGATGGAAGTAGAATCTTCCTTACTCTGTGTTATTAAAACCATTAGCTCTATACTTCTACAGGTTGAAACTTTTCAAGCAAAACGTAAAAGGGAAGTGCAACTTAGTAAGGCTGGACTTAGATTGCCAACCAATAATCAGCCTATCAAGCGAAAGAATAATGACAACACCTCAAAATATGAATCACAATCGAAAAGACTACATCAGAATGAAAACTGTGATGTCAGTAGCTTTAAGGATCCTTTCATAGGTGATAGAGAATTCAGGCAAGTTGATAGTTCTATCCGTGGCAGCGGTTTTGGTGATGTTGGACGATGTGAAACTTCCGTTCGATTTAAAGAAACTTCTTTTGAGAATTGTGAGATGCCAGTGCCATTGAATCAAGAGAATGTGTTGTCAAATAGTGTTTTTACTGTGCCAAAAGTGGACAAAACTGTGGTAAGGTTCGATATTTCTAATTAGAAAAAAAATAGTTTGTGTTTCTGGGCTTCTTATACAGGGATCTGAAATTCACTAGCTTAGGCACTTGTTTATAATTGGCTTCAATAAATTTAATGGATAAATATCTATTATAACCAAGGAGCCTCATGAATTAACATGAAACAGGATAGGATACATGATTATCAAGCAGGGTATCTCTGTGGGATCAATAACCTGGCTAATGGACATCATGGTGGAGATCGAGGTGCCCCTATAGCAGTACATGTTTCAAGACCTATAGAGATTGAAAATTCAAGAATAGACCTCCCAATAGTTATGATGGAGCAGGAGATAATGGAAGCTATCAATGAAAATAAAAGTGTCATTATATGCGGGCAGACAGGTTGTGGTAAGACTACGCAAGTTCCTCAGGTGAGTTAATCTCATAGAtactctctctatctctctctctctctctcattcacGGTTATTTAACAAGAATTAGGAAAGCTCATACACTTAATATATGTTTattaatctctctctctctatatatatatatatggatgtCCGTGGAGAACCCTTGACTCTTATAAAATTTCATCACAAATTTGTAAAATTTATTTCAAACAATTTAAAATTCGATGCTAATGTTGAATTATAATTATATTTGAATAAGTTTAACacttaaaattgaaaaaaatttgtttttaaatttgattctacaGTAGAATAATTTTGGTTAAGTGTGATTGTACTACAGAACCACTTTGAACTATTTCATTAATtttcaatgattttttaaaataaaaaattgtgtAACTTTGTTTTTTGATTTGCTGAATAAAATTTGTAagtatatatgatgaaaaatgaaatagaTTTGTGTATTATAtacattatataattatataatggTTCTTAACCGAACTCTATATAAGGCAGTTCTCTAAATTTCTACCTACATAgattatatatatttgtgttgATTTGCCAGAAAGTttcattttctatttttatttagTCTAAAAGTTTCACACTCCCTCTATTGTTTAGGACATACTAATGTTCTTATAGAAGTAAATAACGTAATTATATACTGAAATAAGAGAACTCAAAAAGAAATGCTTTTCTTTTTTTGCCTTTTCATTTTAATTTGACTTGGCTTGAATATAATCAGAGTATGGTGAAAGAAATAAATTATTAtcaaaaattaaatatattactAATAAAACCAATATAAGGTCATAGTAACAATTATACATTGATATAGTTCCTTGTGTATTTTAAAATTACATACTAATAAAAATCAACATGTATAGTTTAATAcataaaaaaggaaaaaaaataacAATATCTGTAGCTTTTACTTTATTGGTTATAATATTATAGTCTATTTTTTTTTAACTTAAACTTACTTTAGTTTAAAATGGTTTAGTATAATTTACAATCTTGTAATCGCTGTGGCTTCGGCCTTTTGTCATGGTGCTTAATCATTTAATTTTAATCAAAACTTGACAAACATGGATGCTTATAAATAACAGGTTAATATTTTCTCAATGTTACGATGTATACTATTGTATGTAGTTTATATTCCTTTTTactattaaaaattatattaaacgGTTTAGTATATGGTGAATTTAGCATATGAAGTGAACATGTCAAAATTCATTTACATGTTTATAGTGTTCACAAATTAGAATAAGGAACTCAATATAATGTGAGGTTCATTCCCTGATATGTTAAGGTTCTAGGGCTGAAGTTACTTTCTTTTTTACAGTAACAATAATACTGAGATAGCAATGTAGTGTTCTGTTGAAGAACACTTTAACACCCTATTTCATACGCCAACATCTTTTGTACACATATCTACATTTCTATTTTTAGGTCAGGAAAATCGTGCAGTTTATGAAACCATGTGCTATGATAGATACATAATTGTATAGTTCAATACAATTGAAGTTCTCAGATATAATACAGATGCGTACACAGTGCAAAGTATTATGTTAGGCTGTAGGACACGGCGTTTTGTATGTACAGAATACTATGTTTTGCTGCAGAAcacaatattttttttataatgtgTACATTTGATTGCAAACTTTTGTTAGGAATTTTAGAATGACTCCATGAGTTCAATTGATTGAAAGTTCACATATAGTTTAAATGCAAAAATATGACATTTTGTACAACAATGTGAGTTCTAGTGCAGAACACTATTACATCAGGCAATGAACTCGAGAATAAACTCATGTTTCCTTATTCTCTAAATTTATATACATTGTATTGGAAATTATAAAAGTTAAAATACAAAAcatatttttttgaaatttattgTAAATCGAATAGTAATAAActtaaataaagaatataaacatctttaacttaaataataattatatcgTATGGTTTTTAAAATTTGATAGAGTTTAAACATAATTTCTATAAGAAAAGTGTATcaattaaaatatatttccaaTATTTTGGATACAACTTGATTATGTAGCTTCCATAAACAGAGATCTTGAATAGTAGAATGTATAGAATGACTAGAGTTTGATAACAGTAAAACTTAAATAAAGTAGATATAGAAAAAAGAAGTGTAGTTAATAATATAGACTCCACCAGTCTTTTTGGAATTATGTAAAGTTGTAAATTTAAACAGTAAATAGGGTATTAGGGGTAAAAGTTTATCGAGTTTGGATTGAAACAGAGAATTTATATGTTTATAAAAACCATTCTTTTCTAAAATGGCCTATAAAACAAAACACGGGGAGTCATCTTTTAGCTGATATTCAAAGAATTATATTATGTGTTTAGTGATGGTCTGGAATTTTAACACTGGACGTGGATGTTCTATGCCAGTTCCTCTATGAGGCCGGCTTTGGTTCATCTCGGTCATCGGTGAAAAGTGGTATGATTGGTGTTACTCAACCGCGCCGTGTGGCAGTTCTTGCAACTGCGAAAAGGGTGGCATTTGAGCTTGGTCTTTGTCTAGGCAAGGACGTGGGCTTTCAAGTGCGACATGACAAGAGGATTGGGGATAATTGCTCTATAAAGTTTATGACAGATGGGATATTGCTTCGAGAACTTCAGGTATACCATTAGCATTGCTGTTTTTGTAATGCATGTACTATCAATATTAGACTTGAAAGTCTGTATCAGTGAATGTTTGAAGTTTGAGAATAAGAGGAATATTTGTTGTTTTGCTGCTGCTTTTTATATTTCTGCAACCTTACTTTTTCTTGCAGAATGATTTTTTGTTAACGAGGTACTCGGTCATAATTTTGGATGAGGCTCATGAAAGAAGTCTGAACACCGACATACTTATAGGAATGCTTTCTCGTATTATACATGAGCGTCAGGTGAGTTTTGGATTTCAAAGGTGATTAGAGTATCATAATTAACTAATGTTACAGAACCCGTGCAAGACATGGGCCTCTATACTAATTAATATTAAACTATCTGTATTTAAAATATTACCAATTATTGATAAATAGTATATGGCTTCTGCAAAAATGTATAGTATATACACCATCTAAAACCTTTAttttatagtatagtatagatagatgaTGTATAAATGACCGCCACACCCAAGACTGGAAGTAATATATGTATTATATCTCTTCTCTTTGCTTGCTCCAGAGTCTAGATTATTTATAAACTTATTTAGGTTACTTGCCCGTCAGATTTATCAGGTTGAAGTTTGTTGTACTTCCTTCCTAGCCCCTGATATATTTGTTGTCATAAAACTTTTTATTAATATGTCAGAGAATATACGAGGAACAAAAGAATCAGGAGATCCTTTTGAAAAATAGAATGAGTCCTGAAAATAAAGTTTATCCATTAAAACTTGTGCTGATGAGTGCGACTTTGCGGATCGAGGACTTCGTGTCTGGAGGAAGAATATTTTCTGAACCCCCGCCTGTAATTGAAGTTCCAGCTCGACAGTATCCGGTGATTATACACTTTTCAAAGAGAACCGATGTTGTGGATTATGTTGGCCAGGCCTATAAAAGGGTCTTGTCGATTCACAAGAACCTTCCAGCTGGAGGCATACTCGTATTTGTGACTGGACAAAGGGAAGTGGAGTATCTGTGTCAAAAACTTAGGAAAGCTTCTAGAAAAATGGTCACTAATAGTTCAAGACAAATTGGAAAAGCACCTGCTTTGTTGAAAGGGAGTTGTGCTGAAGATCATAACATTAATAAATTAAGTGAAGCATTTGAGATTGAAGGAGACTTAAGCCTGCAGCAAACTGATAGATTTAGTTCCTACGATTATGATGATATGTCTGAGGATGAGTCTGATGCTTCTTATGATTCCGATGAGGAGAGTGATTTGGAAGTTTCTTACAAGGATGTGTTTGGTCAGAACAATATGGGCTCTGATAATTTGTTTGGGGAGGATGGAAATTTAACTTCACTGAAGGCTGCTTTTGATGCTTTGGTCGGGAAGAATAAGCCGAAGCTTACTAATGGGAAACAAAGTGTACCTGGTACTGCAAAAGGTTCAGATCACTGTAATTTGAGCTCAGGGGAGAACACGATGGAATCTGATATCCCCCCTGTGAGCCCAATGCGTGTTCTGCCTCTATATGCAATGCTTCCTGCATCTGCTCAGCTTCAAGTATTTAACAAGGTGAAGGACGGAGAGCGTCTAGTAGTTATTGCCACAAATGTTGCTGAGACCTCTTTAACCATTCCAGGTATAAAGTATGTGGTGGACACTGGAAGAGAAAAGGTGAAGATGTACGATTCTGCAAATGGAATGGAAACATATAATGTACAGTGGATAAGTAAAGCATCTGTTGCCCAACGTGCTGGAAGAGCTGGAAGAACAGGGCCTGGCCACTGTTATTGCCTCTATTCTTCTACTAAGTTCAAAAAATTTCACGAGTTCTCAAATGCTGAAATTTCTAAGATTCCTGTTGATGGAGTTGTCCTTCTCATGAAGTCCATGGGTATCGATAAGGTATGCTTTCTTTGGCCTGGTCTTATTTGATTTTACTGGATGTGACCTTTTACATTACATAGTTCTGTTTGATCTGTACTTTATCTGTAGAAATTTCTTAGTAAAAAAATTGTGCATATTTTTTATTGATATTGGGGATATTTTACACACAAAGAAATTTTATAGCTATGTATTTTTACTTGTTTTTTCTTATTTAATACAGTTAAAAATTTAAACCCAATAGAATATATATGGGCACCGTTATTTAGCAATCATGCCAAGCAGGATGGATGCCAATTGACGAGTTTCTCAGCAATCAGACTGTGTTACAAACAAAGGCAGCTATTGTGCACATTGTGCAACACTTACCACACAGCCGCATTGCAACTCTTCTAGATGGCCCCGCACATGCTTTCAAGCATTTATGGCAATTTCTGGTTACAAATATCTTTTAATTGTGTAGATAATATTGAAAAAAATAGAATTGAACTTGTATCACTGAGTGTGAGAATGTTTGTGTGTACACACACATGTATTTTGTCTACTTTGTAAACATATGTTAAAAATGAAGATGGCCGTCTCAGAATTTACCGCGGAGTTAGAATTTCATGTGAAGGATTAGAATTTGTCTTCTAAAAACCTGGACAGTACTGTTTCATTTAACTTTTATCGTGTACCCTGCTGTGTCTCTACATTTGGTGCATCTGCTGTCTGAACTCTAATTATCTGACAACTGATTTAGGCATTTAGCTCATTTGCCTCTTTTTATGGTCCATTGTAATTTGTTTTGCAAGAAAGTGTTATTTGGTGGTTTTGTATAACTATTTCATGACTCGATCTGTTTCAGGTTGCTAATTTCCCATTTCCCACCCTCCCTAATTTATCTGCTATAGAGGAAGCAGAAGGCTGCTTAAAGGTTCTTGAAGCACTTGATACTAATGGCAGGCTGACCCCTCTTGGGAAGGCAATGGTACACTATCCTATGAGTCCTCGACATTCCCGGATGCTCCTAACTGCCATTCAAATACTTCAAAAGGATAAAGGCTGTTCCCGGCCTAATCTAGTACTTGGCTATGCTGTTGCAGCAGCTGCAGCTTTAAGCTTGTCAAATCCTTTTATTACACAATACGAAGGAAACCATGATGAGAAATCTGATACTGAAGCTAGTGAGAGAGTTTTAGAGAAGGAAGAAAAACTGAGGAAGAAAAAACTAATAGAAGCTTCTAAAGCATCTCATGAAAAATTTTGTAACCCTACTAGTGATGTTTTGAGCACAGCTTATGTATTGCAATGTTTTGAACTCTCGAACAGCCCCCTGAACTTCTGCATGGAATACGCTTTACATCTTAAAACTATGGAGGAAATGTCCAAGCTTAGAAAGCAACTACTTAAACTAGTGTTTCAACAGACTGGCGATTCTCAGCAGAACTTTACATGGACTTTTGGCAAAATGGTTGATGTTGAATATTCTTGGAGGGACTCATCTAAAGAGAAACAGTTGTTTATGTATGAAGAAGAACTCTTGGGCCAAGCTATCTGTGCTGGCTGGGTAGATAGAGTTGCTAAGAAAATTGGAGCATATTCAGACAAAGATAGAAATCTTAATGCAGATCGTTACCAAACCTGCACAAATGAAAAAGTTATTCTCCATCGTAGGTCATCTCTATATAGGTCATCCCCGGAATTTTTGGTGTACAGTGAGTTGGTGTATACAAATCAACCCTACATTTATGTTGCAACAACTGTGAAACCAGAATGGCTTGTAAGGTATGGAAGTTCTATGTGCACATTTTCTGCGCCTCAATTCTATTATGAGCATCTGAGGGACCAAGTTTTGCGTCGGATGACTCCAATTTATGGCCGTTGTCAGTGGCAGCTTCCACTTCATAGTTTCCCTGTAAATGATGATAGGCAACGGGTTGCGGTGTTTGCCTGTTCGTTAATTGGAGGTGCTGTCTTACCCTGCCTAAAATCTGCCCGAAAATTTCTAGCAGCTCAACCTGCAACTATCTTGAGACCACCAGCAGGACATAAACGAGTGGAGAATTTTCTTAATAAATTAAAGACCAGTAAAAAAACAGTTGATAGTTGTGCTGTGTTAAAAGAGGTGTGGAGTGAAAATCCTCTTGAATTATATCCTGAAATTCTTGATTGGTTCCAGAAGGGATTCCATAATCAATTCGAAGAGCTTTGGGTGGAAATGCACCGTGAGGTTCTTTTAAATCCCGAAGAACGCTTTGCAAAAAAAGGGggaaggggggggggggggggttggaAATAGTCACGGGGTAGAAAAAATGTAATTAGACAGTCAAGTGTATTTTTCAGTTATTTTATAATGTTTGAGTGGGAGTAATTTATGAGGTGTACGGGAATTGATGTCTGTAACATTTCAGGCAGTGTGGACTTGGAGAAATTAGTAGATAATTTAGTAGTATAACTTAGTTGATTGGCATGATCATGGTCACCTCTTTATTCTCTAAACCAATGATTTGCCACCGGATGCCCCTCCCTCCCCGAGATGAATAGGAACATCTCAGGAATTGGGACCAACGACAATGATCACTATAATTAATCATGACATTCTGGTAAGGATACCTTGTCTCACTCGGGCCAGGAGGGTAAAACTTAAGGCTATACCTTGTCTCACTCGGGCCAGGAGGGTAAAACTTAAGGCTACGCTGATGCGTTGAAAACAAGTTACTATATTCTTATACATTTGGTTCAGCTTTTGGTTTTACTTATCCTACCGCAAGACGCATACCTTCATTTTTAAGGCTCCGTTCTTTTTTTGGTATGTTTCAATGGAAAAATCATTTATTTGGTATATCTGTTCAAAAAATTCTATTTATGGTACAGAACGCCTGTACTTGTGGGAATCACCCATTGACCCCATAATgtcattttattaaaaaaaaaaattctcttTTTCCCCGGAATGAACCTGTGTTAGTGTGTTTTTGAAGGAAATAAAATTAGGTGAGGGGCTGTTTTTGGACTCCTATATTAAATAAATGAAAAATGTTTGTAGTTAATTTTTTTTGTTGGGTTGTAATGTAAACCTATTTTATAtgtgtattttttaatttaaataaaaaaccGTATAAATAAGACTTTTCTAGCTCCAAAAAGGTGCCGTGCAATGTCAGTGCAAAATTTTTAGGTGAGGGCATGTTTTGGCACATGCGTATGTAAATAACCGTAGATTTTTTG from Apium graveolens cultivar Ventura chromosome 5, ASM990537v1, whole genome shotgun sequence includes the following:
- the LOC141724733 gene encoding ATP-dependent RNA helicase DEAH13-like, which codes for MEPSADLSSGRDILSLNVDYSNAIILPGKKHGTKKNKVCEIQKKRRNTEHSKSQKRKLQKLQEDKEKELLILKSIETLEKYKIGDVAQSLMWTSKNLGQVETFQAKRKREVQLSKAGLRLPTNNQPIKRKNNDNTSKYESQSKRLHQNENCDVSSFKDPFIGDREFRQVDSSIRGSGFGDVGRCETSVRFKETSFENCEMPVPLNQENVLSNSVFTVPKVDKTVDRIHDYQAGYLCGINNLANGHHGGDRGAPIAVHVSRPIEIENSRIDLPIVMMEQEIMEAINENKSVIICGQTGCGKTTQVPQFLYEAGFGSSRSSVKSGMIGVTQPRRVAVLATAKRVAFELGLCLGKDVGFQVRHDKRIGDNCSIKFMTDGILLRELQNDFLLTRYSVIILDEAHERSLNTDILIGMLSRIIHERQRIYEEQKNQEILLKNRMSPENKVYPLKLVLMSATLRIEDFVSGGRIFSEPPPVIEVPARQYPVIIHFSKRTDVVDYVGQAYKRVLSIHKNLPAGGILVFVTGQREVEYLCQKLRKASRKMVTNSSRQIGKAPALLKGSCAEDHNINKLSEAFEIEGDLSLQQTDRFSSYDYDDMSEDESDASYDSDEESDLEVSYKDVFGQNNMGSDNLFGEDGNLTSLKAAFDALVGKNKPKLTNGKQSVPGTAKGSDHCNLSSGENTMESDIPPVSPMRVLPLYAMLPASAQLQVFNKVKDGERLVVIATNVAETSLTIPGIKYVVDTGREKVKMYDSANGMETYNVQWISKASVAQRAGRAGRTGPGHCYCLYSSTKFKKFHEFSNAEISKIPVDGVVLLMKSMGIDKVANFPFPTLPNLSAIEEAEGCLKVLEALDTNGRLTPLGKAMVHYPMSPRHSRMLLTAIQILQKDKGCSRPNLVLGYAVAAAAALSLSNPFITQYEGNHDEKSDTEASERVLEKEEKLRKKKLIEASKASHEKFCNPTSDVLSTAYVLQCFELSNSPLNFCMEYALHLKTMEEMSKLRKQLLKLVFQQTGDSQQNFTWTFGKMVDVEYSWRDSSKEKQLFMYEEELLGQAICAGWVDRVAKKIGAYSDKDRNLNADRYQTCTNEKVILHRRSSLYRSSPEFLVYSELVYTNQPYIYVATTVKPEWLVRYGSSMCTFSAPQFYYEHLRDQVLRRMTPIYGRCQWQLPLHSFPVNDDRQRVAVFACSLIGGAVLPCLKSARKFLAAQPATILRPPAGHKRVENFLNKLKTSKKTVDSCAVLKEVWSENPLELYPEILDWFQKGFHNQFEELWVEMHREVLLNPEERFAKKGGRGGGGGWK